In Corynebacterium guangdongense, one DNA window encodes the following:
- a CDS encoding glycosyltransferase family 87 protein — MSNVLSQLVATPPQHLRPDAARIATVALWPIAVMVVLHSVLVLAFNGSVTDDFTTVYSAIRRMLGGVPVYNENYATVDPHYLYNPGATLLLAPMGLSGDRELSRAVFIVLNAAAIIAALAVLVRLVGHRLTSWLFPGAVTVAFLTESVRNTLIFSNINGILLLALSGFLWLLLRGHRWWAGLVLGLAIVVKPMFAPLLLLPLMKFDWRTILGGVAVPVLANVIAWPLVPGAGDYLTRVVPYLGETRDYANSSLAGFAVYFDMPGWLEAVLWLTLGVFVAVGLAALFFYRDSAPLFWATTTTGLLLTGVFVMSSLGQQYYSMMLFPMILTVATRLSVFHVWPAWLAAFLFLWPGDWHSVHAPDAGRWASYFTATAGWSMLVVVIAVTAVVYLRRDRNILTSATVAAQEPVAANGNGETHV; from the coding sequence GTGTCCAACGTCTTGAGCCAGCTTGTCGCCACGCCCCCGCAGCACCTTCGGCCCGACGCCGCCCGCATCGCCACCGTCGCGCTGTGGCCGATCGCGGTCATGGTGGTCCTGCACAGTGTCCTCGTCCTCGCCTTCAACGGTTCGGTCACCGACGACTTCACCACCGTCTACTCCGCCATCCGGCGCATGCTCGGCGGGGTGCCCGTCTACAACGAGAACTACGCGACCGTCGACCCGCATTACCTCTACAACCCGGGGGCGACCCTGCTGCTCGCGCCGATGGGGTTGTCAGGCGACCGTGAGCTCTCCCGGGCGGTCTTCATCGTGCTCAACGCCGCGGCCATCATCGCCGCGCTGGCCGTTCTCGTGCGGCTGGTCGGCCACCGGCTCACCTCCTGGCTGTTCCCCGGGGCCGTCACCGTAGCCTTTCTCACCGAGAGCGTGCGCAACACCCTCATCTTCTCGAACATCAACGGCATCCTCCTGCTGGCGCTGTCCGGGTTCCTCTGGCTTCTGCTGCGCGGACACCGCTGGTGGGCGGGGCTCGTGCTGGGGCTCGCGATCGTCGTCAAGCCCATGTTCGCACCCCTGCTGCTGTTGCCGCTGATGAAATTCGACTGGCGCACCATCCTCGGCGGCGTCGCCGTACCGGTACTGGCCAACGTCATCGCCTGGCCGCTGGTGCCCGGAGCCGGCGACTACCTCACCCGCGTGGTGCCCTACCTCGGTGAGACCCGCGACTACGCCAACTCCTCGCTGGCCGGCTTCGCCGTCTACTTCGACATGCCCGGCTGGCTGGAGGCCGTACTGTGGCTGACGCTCGGGGTCTTCGTCGCCGTCGGGCTGGCGGCGCTGTTCTTCTACCGGGACTCCGCGCCCCTCTTCTGGGCCACGACCACCACCGGACTGCTGCTGACGGGCGTGTTCGTCATGAGTTCGCTGGGCCAGCAGTATTACTCGATGATGCTCTTCCCGATGATCCTCACCGTCGCCACCCGCCTCTCCGTCTTCCACGTGTGGCCGGCCTGGCTGGCGGCGTTCCTCTTCCTCTGGCCCGGTGACTGGCACTCTGTCCACGCCCCCGATGCGGGCCGGTGGGCCAGCTACTTCACCGCGACCGCCGGCTGGTCGATGCTCGTCGTCGTCATCGCCGTCACCGCAGTCGTCTACCTGCGCCGCGACCGGAATATTTTAACGTCCGCTACGGTTGCAGCACAGGAACCAGTGGCAGCAAATGGGAATGGAGAGACACATGTCTGA
- the msrB gene encoding peptide-methionine (R)-S-oxide reductase MsrB, with protein sequence MSEIDFKNLPDQEWRQRLSPEEYFVLRQAGTEPPHVGEYTDTTTEGVYACRACGAEIFRSTEKFESHCGWPSFFDPAATDAVYEKVDTSHGMVRREVLCANCDSHLGHVFEGEGYNTPTDLRYCINSLSMTLKPAE encoded by the coding sequence ATGTCTGAGATCGACTTCAAGAACCTCCCCGATCAGGAGTGGCGTCAGCGACTGAGCCCGGAGGAGTACTTCGTCCTTCGCCAGGCCGGCACCGAACCGCCGCACGTCGGCGAGTACACCGACACCACCACCGAGGGGGTCTACGCCTGCCGCGCCTGCGGGGCGGAGATCTTCCGCTCCACCGAGAAATTCGAGTCGCACTGCGGCTGGCCGTCCTTCTTCGACCCGGCCGCGACCGACGCCGTCTACGAGAAGGTCGACACCTCCCACGGCATGGTGCGCCGCGAAGTGCTGTGCGCCAACTGCGACTCCCACCTGGGCCACGTCTTCGAAGGCGAGGGCTACAACACCCCCACCGATCTTCGCTACTGCATCAACTCACTCAGCATGACCCTCAAGCCGGCCGAGTAA
- the hemQ gene encoding hydrogen peroxide-dependent heme synthase, whose product MSDNTEIDYEKLNKVQRYLQYAVFQSVPGALANDRTDVVEEARAYFQKLADAGLVEVRGIYNVSGSRADADFMIWWHAEEFDQIQDALNGFRRTTFGQSLEISWLGNGVHRPSEFNKRHLPSFIMGEEAKDWITVYPFVRSYEWYILDPEERSTMLRDHGMAAAEFADIRANTVAAFALGDYEWMLSFEADELGRIVDLMHKMRYTEARLHVREETPFISGRRVADVGDAINALP is encoded by the coding sequence GTGTCGGACAACACCGAGATCGATTACGAGAAGCTGAACAAGGTCCAGCGCTACCTCCAGTACGCCGTCTTCCAGTCCGTGCCCGGCGCACTGGCCAACGACCGCACCGACGTCGTCGAGGAGGCGCGCGCCTACTTCCAGAAGCTCGCCGACGCCGGCCTCGTCGAAGTCCGCGGCATCTACAACGTCTCCGGCTCCCGCGCCGACGCCGATTTCATGATCTGGTGGCACGCCGAGGAGTTCGACCAGATCCAGGACGCGCTCAACGGCTTCCGCCGCACCACCTTCGGTCAGTCCCTGGAGATCTCCTGGCTGGGCAACGGCGTGCACCGCCCGTCCGAGTTCAACAAGCGTCACCTGCCGTCCTTCATCATGGGCGAGGAGGCGAAGGACTGGATCACGGTCTACCCCTTCGTCCGTTCCTACGAGTGGTACATCCTCGACCCGGAGGAGCGCTCCACGATGCTGCGCGACCACGGCATGGCCGCCGCCGAGTTCGCCGACATCCGTGCCAACACCGTCGCAGCCTTCGCGCTCGGCGACTACGAGTGGATGCTGTCCTTCGAGGCCGACGAACTCGGACGCATCGTCGACCTGATGCACAAGATGCGCTACACCGAGGCCCGCCTGCACGTGCGCGAGGAGACCCCGTTCATCTCCGGCCGCCGCGTCGCCGACGTCGGTGACGCCATCAACGCCCTCCCGTAA
- a CDS encoding DUF3000 domain-containing protein, which translates to MDATSQGNTTPPEFTAAVESMHAARLRGELTLGTIRSPQKLAPFSHAIGLEVDRGDNDTEDLESVPVDAAGDAFGRLILLHDPGAEDAWDGSMRLVAYIQADMDDEVANDPLLPDVAWQWLTEGLDEADGYTNLGGTVTATASVRFGEIGGPPRSYQLEMRASWTAEGTDLTSHVEAFAAVLANVAGLPPEGVTSIGG; encoded by the coding sequence ATCGACGCAACCTCGCAGGGCAACACGACACCACCCGAGTTCACTGCCGCGGTGGAATCCATGCACGCGGCCCGTCTCCGCGGCGAGTTGACTCTCGGGACCATCCGTTCCCCGCAGAAGCTGGCGCCGTTCAGCCATGCCATCGGCCTGGAGGTCGACCGCGGGGACAACGACACCGAGGATCTCGAGAGCGTGCCGGTCGACGCCGCCGGCGACGCTTTCGGCCGGCTCATTCTGCTGCACGACCCCGGCGCCGAGGACGCCTGGGACGGCTCCATGCGTCTGGTGGCCTACATCCAGGCGGACATGGACGACGAGGTGGCCAATGATCCGCTGCTGCCGGACGTGGCCTGGCAGTGGCTGACCGAGGGCCTAGACGAGGCCGACGGTTACACCAACCTCGGCGGCACCGTCACGGCGACGGCCAGCGTGCGTTTCGGCGAGATCGGTGGCCCACCGCGTTCCTACCAGCTGGAGATGCGCGCGTCCTGGACCGCCGAGGGCACGGACCTCACCTCCCATGTCGAGGCTTTCGCAGCCGTCCTGGCCAATGTCGCCGGCCTGCCGCCGGAGGGCGTGACCTCCATCGGTGGTTAG
- a CDS encoding HRDC domain-containing protein — protein MVRLNSPRGGLPELADTPDAIRFAADRLARGLGPVAVDTERASGFRYDDRAFLLQIRRARSGTVLIDPEGHRELITEVLAPVLNPETWVLHAAASDLPSLAMLGLHPAGLFDTELAGRLAGVEKVNLAAMIEEVFGYELAKGHGAEDWSTRPLPTPWLAYAALDVELLLELAEAMAEILDSQNKLGIAHEEFEHLVETHRQPPGPQHWRDLKGVGILRRPEQLAVAKHLFRVRDARARESDTAVGRILPNKVLVEIARALPPTASDLARVRGVPRRAAGFWFSELVDARNSDPATWPRRSERAEIAPHKSTWQSNYPESWDAYQLVRAEVAELAMDIDIPLENVLKPALLRDAVWMLTEEAALSSIDAVGHYLADRGAREWQIAATAPIIWRLGA, from the coding sequence GTGGTTAGGCTCAACTCACCGCGCGGGGGCCTGCCTGAACTCGCGGACACCCCCGACGCCATCCGTTTTGCCGCCGACCGCCTGGCCCGTGGCCTGGGGCCCGTCGCCGTCGACACCGAGCGCGCCTCCGGCTTCCGCTACGACGACCGCGCCTTCCTGCTGCAGATCCGGCGCGCCCGCTCAGGCACCGTGTTGATCGACCCCGAGGGCCACCGCGAGCTGATCACCGAGGTCCTGGCCCCCGTCCTCAACCCCGAGACCTGGGTGCTGCACGCCGCCGCCAGTGACCTGCCCTCCCTGGCGATGCTCGGCCTGCACCCGGCGGGACTCTTCGACACGGAGCTGGCGGGTCGCCTGGCCGGGGTCGAGAAGGTTAATTTGGCGGCCATGATTGAGGAGGTCTTCGGCTACGAACTGGCCAAAGGCCACGGCGCCGAGGACTGGTCCACCCGCCCTCTGCCCACCCCCTGGCTCGCCTACGCCGCCCTCGACGTCGAGCTGCTGTTGGAGCTCGCCGAAGCAATGGCCGAGATCCTCGACTCCCAGAACAAGCTAGGCATCGCGCACGAGGAGTTCGAGCACCTCGTCGAGACCCACCGCCAGCCCCCCGGCCCCCAGCACTGGCGCGACCTCAAGGGCGTGGGGATTCTTCGCCGGCCGGAGCAGCTGGCCGTCGCGAAGCATCTCTTCCGGGTACGAGACGCCCGCGCCCGCGAGAGCGACACCGCCGTCGGACGCATCCTGCCCAACAAGGTGCTGGTCGAGATCGCGCGCGCCCTGCCGCCCACCGCGTCGGACCTGGCGCGGGTCCGCGGCGTTCCGCGCCGGGCCGCCGGCTTCTGGTTCAGCGAGCTTGTCGACGCCCGCAACTCCGACCCCGCGACCTGGCCGCGACGTTCCGAGCGGGCCGAGATCGCCCCGCACAAGAGCACATGGCAGTCAAACTATCCGGAGAGCTGGGACGCCTACCAGCTGGTGCGCGCGGAGGTCGCGGAGCTGGCCATGGACATCGACATTCCGCTCGAGAACGTGCTCAAGCCCGCGCTGCTGCGTGACGCGGTGTGGATGCTCACCGAAGAGGCGGCGTTGAGCAGCATCGACGCGGTCGGCCACTATCTCGCCGACCGCGGAGCCCGCGAGTGGCAGATCGCCGCCACCGCGCCGATCATCTGGCGGCTGGGCGCCTAG
- the dxs gene encoding 1-deoxy-D-xylulose-5-phosphate synthase encodes MGILSGVSGPADLKALPEDALGELAEEIRELLVQKVSATGGHLGPNLGVVELTIMLHRVFNSPEEPVIFDTSHQSYVHKMLTGRADAFDSLRQKGGLSGYTDRAESEHDWTESSHASAALSYADGLSKAFELSGTPERNVVAVVGDGALTGGMCWEALNNIAEGDRNVVVVVNDNGRSYSPTIGGFAQNLSAIRAHHGYDELMEHSKKRLRQMGWIGDRAYEALAAFKEGVKSQVLPTELFSDLGMKYVGPVNGHNTRALEHALSYAREYEGPMLVHVVTEKGHGFAPAVNDVRDQMHSTGVIDPVTGAPTSTSAPGWTSVFSRELLDAAAEREDIVAITAAMAGPTGLQAFADEYPERFYDVGIAEAHAVTSAAGLALGGYHPVVAIYSTFLNRAFDQLLMDVALLKLPVTLVLDRAGVTGTDGASHNGVWDMSLASVIPGIRISAPRDGVELTAQFREALSVDDGPTLVRFPKGGLPEPIEAQTRMSDGVDVLRYSDSDDEQEGVSVLIVAIGAMAETALAAAGRLAAEGVGVTVADPRWVVPVPQSLVALADDHDLVVTLEDGMLVGGVGSLVALACSAAEVDTPQRQLAFPQVFPKHASRGQVLAEAGLDVDGVAGSVLGWLETLFGEED; translated from the coding sequence ATGGGAATTCTCAGTGGTGTGTCCGGACCGGCGGACCTGAAGGCGCTGCCGGAGGACGCCCTCGGCGAGCTGGCCGAGGAAATTCGTGAACTGCTGGTCCAGAAGGTGTCCGCCACCGGTGGCCATCTCGGTCCCAACCTCGGCGTCGTCGAACTGACGATCATGCTCCACCGCGTGTTCAATTCGCCGGAGGAGCCGGTCATCTTCGACACCTCCCACCAGTCCTACGTGCACAAGATGCTCACCGGACGGGCCGACGCCTTCGACTCCCTGCGGCAGAAGGGCGGTCTGTCGGGATACACCGACCGCGCCGAATCCGAGCATGACTGGACCGAGTCCTCCCACGCGTCGGCGGCCCTGTCCTACGCCGACGGTCTGTCCAAGGCCTTCGAGCTCTCGGGCACGCCCGAGCGCAACGTCGTCGCCGTCGTCGGCGACGGCGCCCTGACCGGCGGCATGTGCTGGGAGGCGCTCAACAACATCGCCGAGGGCGACCGCAACGTGGTCGTCGTCGTCAACGACAACGGACGCTCCTATTCGCCGACCATCGGCGGCTTCGCCCAGAACCTCTCCGCCATCCGCGCGCATCACGGCTACGACGAGCTCATGGAGCACTCGAAGAAGCGCCTGCGCCAGATGGGCTGGATCGGGGACCGGGCCTACGAGGCGCTGGCCGCCTTCAAGGAGGGCGTCAAGTCCCAGGTGCTGCCGACGGAGCTCTTCTCCGACCTCGGCATGAAGTACGTCGGCCCGGTCAACGGCCACAACACCCGCGCGCTGGAGCACGCGCTGAGCTACGCCCGCGAGTACGAGGGCCCGATGCTGGTGCATGTCGTCACGGAGAAGGGCCACGGCTTCGCTCCGGCGGTCAATGACGTCCGCGATCAGATGCACTCGACCGGCGTCATCGATCCCGTCACCGGTGCGCCGACCTCGACGTCAGCCCCGGGCTGGACCAGCGTCTTCTCCCGCGAGCTTCTCGACGCCGCCGCGGAGCGCGAGGACATCGTCGCCATCACCGCAGCGATGGCCGGCCCGACCGGACTACAGGCCTTCGCCGACGAGTACCCCGAGCGCTTCTACGACGTCGGGATCGCCGAGGCGCATGCCGTGACCTCCGCGGCCGGGCTGGCGCTGGGCGGCTACCACCCGGTGGTCGCCATCTACTCGACCTTCCTCAACCGCGCCTTCGACCAGCTGCTGATGGATGTGGCGCTGCTGAAGTTGCCGGTCACGCTGGTCCTTGACCGTGCGGGCGTCACCGGCACCGACGGCGCCTCCCACAACGGCGTCTGGGACATGTCCCTGGCCTCGGTCATCCCGGGCATCCGCATCTCGGCGCCGCGCGACGGGGTGGAGCTGACGGCCCAGTTCCGGGAAGCCCTGTCGGTCGACGACGGGCCAACCCTCGTCCGCTTCCCGAAGGGCGGTCTGCCCGAGCCGATCGAGGCGCAGACCCGGATGAGTGATGGCGTCGACGTGCTCCGCTACTCCGATTCCGATGACGAGCAGGAGGGGGTCAGCGTCCTCATCGTCGCCATCGGCGCCATGGCCGAGACCGCCCTGGCCGCGGCGGGGCGGCTGGCGGCGGAGGGCGTCGGCGTCACCGTCGCCGACCCGCGCTGGGTCGTCCCCGTCCCGCAGTCCCTCGTCGCCCTGGCGGATGACCACGACCTGGTCGTCACGCTCGAGGACGGCATGCTCGTCGGCGGCGTGGGCAGTCTCGTCGCGCTGGCCTGTTCCGCGGCGGAGGTCGACACCCCGCAGCGTCAGCTGGCCTTCCCGCAGGTCTTCCCGAAGCACGCCTCCCGCGGCCAGGTCCTGGCCGAGGCCGGCCTCGACGTCGACGGCGTCGCCGGGTCGGTCCTTGGCTGGCTGGAGACGCTATTCGGGGAAGAGGACTAA
- a CDS encoding class I SAM-dependent RNA methyltransferase, whose protein sequence is MSDTTLEVGQTPTLTITRMAHGGEGIATGPDGRVVFVRGAYPGDVVEATVTEVKKRFGRADATRIVTAGEYHGEQSCPAAARGAGCCDFGDIDYGREVELKHDILLGQLRRVIDVEKLPDARLIDLTPHRGWRTRVRLGVDGQGRAGTRMLGSHELVTDVACTQVAPALAAGVVGEGARTFTPGAEVIAVLDSEGNRHIVETRKAPRGERVEDYTEVIEGDGEVVERADGVEFRFPPTAFWQAHTAAPDLYTGLVREWVSAVETRRPVAWDLYGGVGLFVPALGDSLGEKSQIVSVDYSAAATASEQAGLKGYDVVRVNKRVDQAVGNLPAPDVIVLDPPRTGAGKKVIELSARAQPVTVIHVGCDPATFSRDVAAWDEAGYGITDLAVINAFPGTHHFEVMARLNKKIADN, encoded by the coding sequence ATGAGCGACACCACCCTTGAGGTCGGCCAAACCCCGACCCTGACGATCACCCGGATGGCCCACGGCGGTGAGGGCATCGCCACCGGCCCTGACGGCCGCGTGGTCTTCGTCCGCGGCGCCTACCCCGGCGACGTCGTCGAGGCGACCGTCACCGAGGTCAAGAAGCGATTCGGCCGCGCCGATGCCACCCGCATCGTCACCGCCGGGGAGTACCACGGTGAGCAGTCCTGCCCGGCCGCCGCGCGGGGCGCCGGCTGCTGCGACTTCGGCGACATCGACTACGGCCGCGAGGTTGAGCTCAAGCACGACATCCTGCTGGGCCAGCTCCGCCGGGTCATCGACGTCGAGAAGCTTCCCGACGCCCGCCTCATCGACCTGACCCCGCACCGCGGTTGGCGCACACGTGTGCGTCTCGGCGTCGACGGTCAGGGTCGCGCCGGCACCCGCATGCTCGGTTCCCATGAGCTGGTCACCGACGTCGCGTGCACCCAGGTCGCGCCCGCGCTCGCGGCCGGCGTCGTCGGGGAGGGGGCACGCACCTTCACCCCGGGCGCGGAGGTCATCGCCGTGCTGGATTCCGAGGGCAACCGCCACATCGTGGAGACCCGCAAGGCCCCGCGCGGCGAGCGCGTCGAGGACTACACCGAGGTCATCGAGGGTGACGGGGAGGTCGTGGAACGGGCCGACGGCGTCGAGTTCCGCTTCCCGCCGACCGCCTTCTGGCAGGCGCACACCGCCGCCCCGGACCTCTACACCGGCCTGGTTCGCGAATGGGTGTCCGCGGTGGAGACCCGGCGCCCGGTGGCGTGGGACCTCTACGGCGGCGTCGGTCTCTTTGTTCCGGCGCTGGGCGACAGCCTGGGGGAGAAGAGCCAGATCGTCTCCGTCGACTACTCCGCGGCCGCCACCGCCTCGGAGCAGGCCGGGCTGAAGGGCTACGACGTCGTGCGCGTCAACAAGCGCGTCGACCAGGCGGTCGGCAACCTGCCGGCCCCGGACGTCATCGTCCTGGATCCGCCGCGCACCGGCGCGGGCAAGAAGGTCATTGAGCTCAGCGCCCGCGCGCAGCCCGTCACGGTCATTCACGTCGGCTGCGATCCGGCGACTTTCAGCCGGGACGTCGCCGCCTGGGATGAGGCCGGGTACGGGATCACCGATCTCGCGGTCATCAACGCCTTCCCCGGTACGCACCACTTTGAGGTCATGGCGCGCCTGAACAAGAAGATTGCCGACAACTAA
- a CDS encoding DUF3159 domain-containing protein, whose product MTSTSESTGTEPTLLEQMGGVTGLIASTLPVLVLVPVNNYLGLGWALGAALGVAFLIFLWRAFRRESLQPAVNALVGVLFGAAIAWFVGDAKGYFLYGIWASLVLAVVAIGSVLVRWPIVGVIWKGLNGEDMVWRRVVKARRSFAWATLGWATVFISRFLVQNAFYNSDATNALAVARILMGWPLTGVVLLLTVWMVRRANAAVEEAETAGLVPTTLVVGDDADHPAAAQTEAESEAETKETPHERHHP is encoded by the coding sequence ATGACCTCCACATCCGAAAGTACCGGCACGGAACCCACCCTGCTGGAGCAGATGGGCGGCGTCACCGGGCTGATCGCCTCGACCCTGCCCGTTCTCGTCCTGGTTCCCGTCAACAACTACCTGGGGCTGGGCTGGGCCCTGGGAGCAGCCCTCGGCGTCGCCTTCCTGATCTTCCTGTGGCGCGCTTTCCGCCGGGAGTCGCTGCAGCCGGCGGTCAACGCCCTGGTCGGCGTGCTCTTCGGTGCGGCGATCGCCTGGTTCGTCGGCGACGCCAAGGGCTATTTCCTCTACGGCATCTGGGCCTCGCTGGTGCTGGCGGTGGTGGCGATCGGGTCGGTGCTGGTGCGCTGGCCGATCGTTGGGGTGATCTGGAAGGGCCTCAACGGCGAGGACATGGTCTGGCGTCGGGTGGTCAAGGCCCGTCGCTCCTTCGCCTGGGCGACGCTGGGGTGGGCCACCGTCTTCATCTCCCGCTTCTTGGTCCAGAACGCCTTCTACAACTCCGACGCGACCAATGCGCTGGCCGTTGCCCGTATCCTCATGGGGTGGCCGCTGACCGGTGTCGTACTGCTGTTGACCGTCTGGATGGTCCGCCGCGCCAACGCCGCGGTCGAGGAGGCGGAGACGGCAGGTCTCGTGCCGACCACTCTGGTGGTCGGGGACGACGCCGACCACCCCGCAGCAGCACAAACTGAAGCAGAATCAGAAGCAGAAACAAAGGAAACACCGCATGAGCGACACCACCCTTGA
- a CDS encoding DUF3710 domain-containing protein: MALWPFGKKKDEPVVEDGSVNAAPAQQDTPVDDAVQEQATTEGEGIRAVVEHDAVDGTAGPFDGDNVAIEDFDFTDYSTGILNLGSMRLPLPKGSQVQVEMGEQGPKMIHIVTTAGRITPVAFAAPKASGQWEQASAEVLEGMRSQGMADVHYEQGPWGREIVGSGPQAAIRIVGIEGPRWMLRFTLTAPLDKTEELASIGRELAARTFVYRGQDPILAGNSLPVSIPPQLVQQVQEEMKRRQEQAQANQQAVATAQNSESAAEARAAMDAFREAINKQLKNNPADGPTDTGADTEQK; the protein is encoded by the coding sequence ATGGCACTGTGGCCATTCGGAAAGAAGAAGGACGAACCCGTCGTCGAGGACGGATCCGTCAACGCCGCCCCAGCGCAGCAGGACACTCCCGTCGATGACGCGGTCCAGGAGCAGGCCACGACCGAGGGGGAGGGCATCCGGGCCGTCGTCGAGCATGACGCCGTCGACGGCACCGCCGGTCCCTTCGACGGCGACAACGTCGCCATCGAGGACTTCGACTTCACCGACTACTCCACGGGCATCCTCAACCTCGGCTCGATGAGGCTGCCCCTGCCGAAGGGCTCCCAGGTTCAGGTGGAGATGGGCGAGCAGGGCCCGAAGATGATCCACATCGTCACCACCGCCGGCCGCATCACCCCGGTCGCCTTCGCCGCGCCGAAGGCCTCCGGCCAGTGGGAGCAGGCCTCCGCCGAAGTTCTCGAGGGGATGCGCTCCCAGGGAATGGCGGACGTCCATTACGAGCAGGGGCCGTGGGGTCGCGAGATCGTCGGCTCCGGCCCGCAGGCGGCCATCCGCATCGTCGGGATCGAGGGGCCGCGGTGGATGCTGCGCTTCACCCTGACCGCCCCGCTGGACAAGACCGAGGAACTGGCCTCGATCGGCCGGGAACTGGCCGCCCGCACCTTCGTCTATCGTGGCCAGGATCCGATTCTGGCGGGCAACTCGCTGCCGGTGTCGATCCCCCCGCAGCTGGTGCAGCAGGTGCAGGAGGAGATGAAGCGTCGTCAGGAGCAGGCCCAGGCGAACCAGCAGGCCGTCGCCACCGCACAGAACTCCGAGTCCGCGGCCGAAGCGCGCGCGGCGATGGACGCCTTCCGCGAAGCGATCAACAAGCAGCTCAAGAACAACCCCGCCGACGGCCCCACCGACACCGGCGCAGACACGGAGCAGAAGTAA
- the dut gene encoding dUTP diphosphatase, which translates to MTETLKIKRLDPDVPLPVRAHPDDAGIDLHAAEDVTLAPGQRALVSTGVAMALPVGTVGLVHPRSGLAAKNGLSIVNAPGTIDAGYRGEIKVNLINLDPAEPIEITRGMRIAQLLVQEVLLPQVEEVTDLDETERGMGGHGSTGTN; encoded by the coding sequence GTGACTGAGACTCTCAAGATCAAGCGACTCGACCCCGACGTGCCCCTCCCGGTGCGTGCCCACCCCGATGACGCCGGCATCGACCTCCACGCGGCGGAGGACGTCACCCTCGCCCCCGGACAGCGTGCCCTCGTCTCCACGGGCGTCGCGATGGCCCTGCCCGTCGGCACCGTCGGTCTCGTGCACCCACGCTCGGGGCTGGCGGCCAAGAACGGATTGAGCATCGTCAACGCCCCGGGCACCATCGACGCCGGGTACCGTGGAGAAATTAAGGTCAATCTCATCAACCTTGATCCGGCCGAGCCCATCGAGATCACCCGTGGCATGCGCATCGCCCAGCTGCTGGTCCAGGAGGTGCTCCTGCCTCAGGTCGAGGAAGTCACCGACCTGGACGAGACTGAGCGGGGCATGGGCGGGCACGGCTCGACCGGCACCAACTGA
- a CDS encoding DUF3093 domain-containing protein, which produces MTESSSSPSRPESAPASHDGGVTETATEVIYRERQWVPWYWWLLAAGVVALISVQLANNRNGWWLVGSALVFGALAAWLLTHWSRTVLRVELDSDGTRWLVAGEANLPADVVSRSLAVPATAKRNAMGRQLDPAAFVISHGWVPEMVMLVLDDPNDPTPYWLLSSRNPEALLQAFLPDQADAALKHMPRT; this is translated from the coding sequence GTGACTGAATCATCGAGCTCCCCGTCCCGCCCCGAGTCCGCCCCGGCTTCTCATGACGGCGGTGTGACAGAGACCGCGACTGAGGTCATCTACCGCGAACGCCAGTGGGTGCCCTGGTACTGGTGGCTGCTGGCCGCCGGTGTCGTCGCACTGATTTCCGTCCAGTTGGCCAACAACCGCAACGGGTGGTGGCTGGTCGGCTCCGCCCTCGTCTTCGGCGCCCTCGCCGCGTGGCTGCTGACCCACTGGTCCAGGACCGTCCTGCGGGTCGAGCTCGACTCCGACGGCACCCGCTGGCTGGTGGCCGGCGAGGCCAACCTGCCCGCCGACGTCGTCTCCCGCTCCTTGGCCGTGCCGGCCACCGCCAAGCGCAACGCGATGGGCCGGCAGCTCGACCCGGCGGCCTTCGTCATCTCCCACGGCTGGGTGCCGGAAATGGTGATGCTGGTTCTGGACGATCCGAACGACCCCACCCCCTACTGGCTGTTGTCCTCGCGCAACCCGGAGGCACTGCTGCAGGCCTTCCTGCCCGATCAGGCCGACGCGGCCCTCAAGCACATGCCGCGGACGTAG
- a CDS encoding DUF4193 domain-containing protein, with the protein MATDYDAPRRGAEAELETDSLDALKAADSNSNGMDDDGEIIEAFEPPSVDISGEELNVEVVPRREGEFTCGECFIVQDRKHLAYTENGVDICRDCA; encoded by the coding sequence ATGGCCACTGATTACGATGCGCCGCGCCGCGGTGCGGAAGCCGAACTCGAGACTGATTCCCTCGACGCGCTGAAGGCCGCTGACTCCAACAGCAACGGCATGGATGACGACGGCGAGATCATCGAGGCTTTCGAGCCTCCGTCCGTCGACATCTCCGGCGAGGAGCTCAACGTCGAGGTCGTCCCGCGCCGCGAGGGGGAGTTCACCTGCGGCGAGTGCTTCATCGTCCAGGACCGCAAGCACCTCGCCTACACCGAGAACGGTGTGGACATCTGCCGCGACTGCGCCTAG